TAGAATACCTGACGGTAACTTTATTATTAAAACGTATACCGATAAAGAAGTAATTATTAATAGAATTATTAAAAAAACAAAATAAATAACTGAATTATTAACCTTAAAGAGAAAGCGTCCTGTGAAGGGCGCTTTTTGTCGTTGTATAAGCTGGTTACTGGTTGCTGGTTGCTGGTTACTGGTTGCTGGTTGCTTGTTTCTGGTTACTTGTTTCTGGTTTCTGGTTACTTGTTGCTGGTTGCTGGTTACTTGTTTCTAGTTGCTTGTTGCTGGTTACTTGTTGCTGGTTGCTTGTTGCATTACTTGTTGCATTACTTGTTGCTGGTTACTGGTTGCATTGCTGGTTACTGGTACAACTTTAGACTTTAGACTTTAGACTTTGTACTTTAGACTTTGTACTTTGTACTTTAGACTTTGTACATCCCTAACCAGACAAACTCAACATTTCCTCAAATAATATAATAGGATCTTTATTCTCGGTTAGCTCCGTAAGAGAACTGTGTAATCTTATTATTACATGTTGCGGCTTATTAAACTTTTCTGTGCTACTAAATTCTCCTTTTAATTCATAAATATCACGCTCCAGATCAACAATCTTTACATAGCGCTGAAACTGCTCTATATTGAGCGGGGGCAGTCCGTTTGATTCGAGCCTTTCTTTAAATAATGTGGAGTATTTCATAGTCTTTTATTTGGGACCAAAAAGATAGGAAAAAGAATTGAGATATTAGATATTAGACGTTAGATATTAGACGTTAGATAATAGACGTTAGAGAGATGACAGGTTTCAGATTGCAGGTTCCTGAGACTGTCGAATGACCGGTTGCTGGTTCTAAGACCTCTAACTATCATAACTCATAAGTACTCATACGAACTCACAACTCACAACTCCTACAGAATCTAAAACAAGTTCATATCATCACTCAACAGCCCCAATCACCTCTTTCAAAAATGCATTAAAGTCCATTTTATTGGTATTGTTTATTCCCATACGTACTACTACCATATCTTTCGACGGTATTACAAAAACTCTTTGTCCCTGATATCCGTCAAAGAAATACAAATCTTCAGGAGCATCGGCATATTCCGAATGATCAACGTTTAGCCATATCTGAGCTCCGTAATTTCCTCCGGAAGTATTTGTTGGAGTTACGGCATAATCAACCCAGGTTGAATCTATTACCTGTTCTCCGTTCCAGTTACCTTCATGCAGGTATAATAAACCAAATTTTGCCCAGTCTCTGGTATTTGCCCAGCTGTACGATGATCCTATAACATTACCCATAACATCAGTTTCCAGAATCATTGAATTCATACCTATTTTATCAAACAGCTCATTATACCAAAAATTTATATAATCCTGCTGCGATTCGAACTTGTTTCTCATTAAATACCCCGATAAAAGATTTGAAGTACCTGATGAATAGTTCCACGATTCATTTGGTTTTCCTGTTAATCCTTTTTCTCTCTGCATTACGCTCATATCGCTCTCTAAATACAACATTTTGGTAACGTCCGAAATTTTGTTATAATTCTCATCCCACTCCAAGCCACTGTTCATCTGCAGAAGGTTATTATAGGTAATTTCTTTTCTTTCGTCGTTTTGCCACTCCGGAACTTCTGCTTTTGCGTTTATATCTACCATTCCTTTTTTCTGCATGATTCCGTACATGGTACTTGTAATAGTCTTTGTCATTGACCAACCCAACAATACAGTTTCCTTATCGAATCCTTCGGCATATTTTTCGGCAATAATTTGATCTTTATATATAACCATCACAGAACGAGATCCCTCTATCCTGTCAGGGTTTATGTCAAAAGAATTATCAACTGCCTTATTTAGTAAATCGTAATTTACATTGGCGAATATCGTATCCTTTTGTGCCATGTCGCCGTATGGAAATGCTAAATTAGTTTCTCTAATATTACGCTGTGGAGCAATCAAATTTGCTTTTTCATCATAGTCGTCAGTAACTACAACAACTCCTAATCCTTCCCTGTATACAGCCTTATTTTTTTTCAGCCCGTATAATGTTGCACTAACCGACTTTTCCTTTTCATTTACTTCGATACTTGCAAGATTTATCGGCGAAAAATTGTTATCACATTTATTTACCGATTCCTGTGTTCTGTCAGCAACAAAAACTGCCGATGCTACCATTTTCGAGGCATACCCCGTTATGATATCCAACTTCGGATAATTTGTATATCCTACATAAGCAACTCCCAGTACTAGTATTAAGGAAAAATAGGCTAATATTTTTTTCATAATTGTGTATTATTTATTCTATCTGTAAAATCAATCTCAAAGCTACACTTTTTTTATTATCTATACTTCAACAAAGGCAATGAGTTATGGACTTATGTCAACACTCAACTCAACACTAATAACTATATCACTGTACAATTAAAACATTGAATCTTTACTAAAAAACAATAAATTAACTTAATTTAGCCCCTTATTAATTACGACAAATATGAGAATTGTTATCAGCGGAGACGGTGATGTTGCATTTTTTCTGGCAAAAAACTTAGCGGAAGAATATCATAACATCACTGTAATTGATGAAAATGAAGAGCATCTGGAATATATTTCTAATCATATTGATGTAGCTACTATTAAAGGAAAGTCAACATCCTTACTTATCCTGAAAGAATTGGATATGGAAAAAGTAGATATGTTTTGTGCTGTGGAGAAATCTCAGGATAAAAACTTACTTACGGCTTCTTTGGCAAAGGGAATGGGAGCCAAAAAGTGCGTAGCACGTATATCAGACCCTACTTTTCTGTATCGAAGAGATATATTTGACTTACAAAAACTGGGAATCGACGAAATCATCTCTACAGAAACGCTTGCCTCAAAAGAAATAAGACGCCTCTTAAGAGAAACTGCTATAACCGACACATTTGAATTTGCTGCCGGAAGATTATCTCTAATCGGAATTCACCTCAAGGGTAATGAATCGATAATTGGAAAAACTCTTGCAGAAACTGCAGCATATACTCACGATTTAAATTTCTTAACAGTAGCTATATTACGTGATGACCAAACGATAATACCACGTGGAGACACCAAATTTGAACAGGGAGATCACGTTTATTACATAACTCAACCTGAAGGTCTAAAACGTATTTTAAAAGTTACGGGAAAAACATCGGAAAGGGTTAAAACCATCATGATTTTAGGTGGTGGAGATATCGGACGTTCAACTGCAATGGCTCTTACCCGAAAATTCCGGGTCATACTAATTGAAAAAGATAAACAAAGGAGTTTCGAACTTGCCGACATGCTAAAAAATACACTGGTAATAAATGGCGACGGCAGGAATGTTGAATTACTCGAAGAAGAAGGAATATCTGAAGTTGATGCTTTTATAGCTGTAACCGGCAATTCCGAAACTAATATTATTGCAAGCTTAGTTGCTAAAAGTCATAATGTACCAAAAACTATTGCTCTTGTAGAAAATATGGATTTCATCCATTTATCACAAAATATAG
This genomic window from Bacteroidota bacterium contains:
- a CDS encoding serine hydrolase; translated protein: MKKILAYFSLILVLGVAYVGYTNYPKLDIITGYASKMVASAVFVADRTQESVNKCDNNFSPINLASIEVNEKEKSVSATLYGLKKNKAVYREGLGVVVVTDDYDEKANLIAPQRNIRETNLAFPYGDMAQKDTIFANVNYDLLNKAVDNSFDINPDRIEGSRSVMVIYKDQIIAEKYAEGFDKETVLLGWSMTKTITSTMYGIMQKKGMVDINAKAEVPEWQNDERKEITYNNLLQMNSGLEWDENYNKISDVTKMLYLESDMSVMQREKGLTGKPNESWNYSSGTSNLLSGYLMRNKFESQQDYINFWYNELFDKIGMNSMILETDVMGNVIGSSYSWANTRDWAKFGLLYLHEGNWNGEQVIDSTWVDYAVTPTNTSGGNYGAQIWLNVDHSEYADAPEDLYFFDGYQGQRVFVIPSKDMVVVRMGINNTNKMDFNAFLKEVIGAVE
- the trkA gene encoding Trk system potassium transporter TrkA — its product is MRIVISGDGDVAFFLAKNLAEEYHNITVIDENEEHLEYISNHIDVATIKGKSTSLLILKELDMEKVDMFCAVEKSQDKNLLTASLAKGMGAKKCVARISDPTFLYRRDIFDLQKLGIDEIISTETLASKEIRRLLRETAITDTFEFAAGRLSLIGIHLKGNESIIGKTLAETAAYTHDLNFLTVAILRDDQTIIPRGDTKFEQGDHVYYITQPEGLKRILKVTGKTSERVKTIMILGGGDIGRSTAMALTRKFRVILIEKDKQRSFELADMLKNTLVINGDGRNVELLEEEGISEVDAFIAVTGNSETNIIASLVAKSHNVPKTIALVENMDFIHLSQNIGIDTLINKKLIAANFISRYVRKGRVTNLASLPGVDIEVAEYVIHSESKILEAALKDLQFPAEAIVGGVIRGKKAFTPHGEFIFREGDRAIVTFRRGAETITKVDSYFE